The genomic stretch ATAATAGGGCTCTGGGATGCAAACTAATCATGAACTCTGGTATTTTATAGCAAAGGCATGCCCAGTTGATAAACAACAGATCAGTGAATCGTTTTTTTTACACCCAATGTTCCCAGAAATTTCAAAACAACTCAGTGCCGTCGTTAATTGCGAGCAGTTTGGACGCTCTGGAAAAGGTGCCCAAGGGGCAGATATTTGGATAATATATTTATAGGAACTGGAATCCCAGTTTCCGGGTGGATGCAGAAAAACAGGCATCACCCAACGGGAGGTTTCCGGGTGAGTGAGGAAGAGGCCACCACCAACGACGGTTGGACAGACAGCTGCCATATCTGAGAGCAGGCGGTATCGGCGACAAGGGCCGACCGGGACGCGCCACAACGAGGGTTGTTCTGGCAAGTGTTGGACATCGCCAGAGGACCGAGGGTCGGGCGAGGGTAATCTGTGCCGCAGTAAGCAAGATACGTTGGACGCCGCCAGGGGACCTAAGGTCAGGCGAGAGCCATCCGTGTCGCGGTGGGGTGGACACAAAGGGCGCCACCAAAGGGTCGAGGACCTAGTGTGAGAGTGGTATTATCTGTTGACAGCTGTGACATTTTTAGTCAGCCAGTGACtttatgattgtttttttataaaatgttgtatTGGTACAATTTTATCTGATAGCGATTAGGATAAACTAACATGCATGCGGTTCCTACTAACATTAGTGTTTTAGAATAAAATGTAGCAAATATTAAGACATCTATTAAATGAAGTATTTACAATTTCATCTGTCTCTATTATCATTTCCATGATCAAGGCTCGAACCGCTTGTCACTTATAAATCACTCCGTGACAGACTACATAACATCCATCCAGTCTGTCAGCGGACCTCATGCCTGTGCGACTGTGTGCATACGGTGTCAGGAGTTTTTTTAAGTACCCTGGTGCTCTTGAAGTATGGcagttatacatataacacaaaattttgaaataaatcctGTATTTAATCGGTAGCCAGTGCAAGTCAGATAACGCCTGTTTGGAACTGTCGAATTTCCTCCGTTATAGGAACATCtttgcacacatattttgaatacGTTGTAACTTTATCAGTTCATGATCTGCAAAACCATATAGAGTAGCGTTGCAGTAGTCCAGCGATGTCCGGTTCCCGTTTGAAATTAGGTCGTGTCTATTTTGGATACCTAATAAATTGTGACAAAAGATCCAACCGGATccaacctaaccctaaccctttacTGCAAACCTTAGTGGTATCAATATAACAGAAAAAAGGTATACTTTCTAGACTCTAcgttgaaattataaaataaaaaaggcacaCGATAATGTGTGCGTATATTTGAAGAGTGGCCctggcaacaaatgtaaaaattCACGTTTTGTATCGCATGAATTTATATACATTAGAAGTGATGGCCTTGCAGGATGGAGGGCACGGGGGTAAAGGCATTTTGTGATAATGTATGCTGTCCATAGACTTTTTAGTATTGCTAATCCAAATATAGGGATCCGGACCCAGACCATCCCGACATTTAGCTATTTCTAGCCTTATGTTTTCTTATTTGATAGCCTGTATTATTTACTCAGtgcaattgaaataaattaagccacaaatagtaaaaataattaatcaattgaaatatataagtattttcaaacaaattgatATCATTTTGTGGAAACATTTTAACAATGATCGCTGATTATCATATAAGCACACACTAGCTATTATTGGTGACAAATTATAGAAGACCAGGGTCCGACATTTTGAAGGACGATACATAAAGGTATCCTTCAATATCAAAAGGGTGCACATATGCCTCCAAAAAGTTTAAGCCCGCGTTATATCTTTCATTCAAAAAACAATGATGTAGTTGTCGTAACATAACCTTCGCACACCCTTATGTGTCGTGTTGAATTACATTCTGTCTTATGAAATAGATCCatttttattctttaattaacaattattttcttTCGCAGTTTGATGTTTTCGGAAAACAAAATCATAAGTTCACATTCACGGCAGGGTATCGGAGCACTATAGCGGTTTAACTGTTTACATTTGACACCAAGCAGATTATTACCTTGGATTTATATTACCGCTCATGGAACATATTTTCGGAGCATACTTGCATATGTATTGTTAAAAGTTAATGATCCACATATGAAATTAAAGGTTACTCGAAATGAATTCGTTAAGACGCGGTGAGACCTAAAGGAAGGAAACACACACAGTCACAAAAACTaattcacaaaaaaataattatcgtAAAAATGATTATACCACCTGGCTGAATTTATAAATAAGACCGaagtattaaaatgtatttagatATTTCGATGAAATATGTAGGCGGAATTGTGTATATTGCAGTAAACGACAGTgtaatatttaatcatttatttatcatttacacAATTGACACACACCCTAATGAAAGGGACCTATGCAAACAAGCTTTctgtgtataggtccctgctaaTGCTGGCTGAAATCTTCTAGTTAACCATCTGCGTCAATCGAACAATTAGCTAACTGCTATTTTGCACATTTTTCTGAGTTCATGTCACCCGTACCTGTTTATATATATTAGTGTTTTATTAGCACGTATACTTTTATGACaccatttaatattaatattcaaaACCAAGAATTATTTCGATGTTGAGCTCGTTGACGGTTAACTATATTTTAATAATCAaccattaatttataaaaaaatatcaccGATGCTTTAGCTGCATCTCTGTTCTTTTCTCAATTATATTGATGTAAAAGTGTTACTCTTATAGAAATGGGTTTCTTTTCTTTAAATCAAaaacttttaatataaaaaatcatttcATTGATTGCATACAGATGTCGCACAATTTCCGGACATTGGTTTAATGATGATTTTGACCCGTGATAATTAAGAGGATGTGTGTTCCTCCATTATTTAGACAACCTTCCGGGTTCTGCCCGGACAATCGTTTCTATAGCTTGATCGACCCAGACCTGTTTAAATCATTATTTCGTGTCCTGATTTCCGCTCATAATCCTGCAAGGGTTGTCTcataacatatataattaaaGCTCGATGTTTGATACATGTTTTGCTTCCGCCTTAATGTCGATAAGTGTAACTTTGTCATTTCATCTGTGCATGGGTATTTCATCAGGCGCACCCATTTCATAATTTCATCTGACCGTAACGCTATGTCATTAATGCAGTATCATTTCGCTATAATCGTCTCATAAGATTAAAAAAGCATATTTCAAATGTTGAAGACGCGCACATAAAAGAAGTAGATAACATATCTACGTCTCTGAACAAATTTACCAGAGTTTCGTTCAATCAAATTAGTGTGAAGTAACCTTTGTCACACAGTAGTGTCCCTTTACTAAGATCTTCGTTCGGAACCAAAATTAGTAGGAACACCACGTCATTTGTCAAAACGATATTTAATCTAGTTGTCAAACAAATTGTCGTTAAAAAAATCGAGTGTTCTAAGtcctttgtttattttaattcatacTTATACAATGTAGAGGAAGAAATTGTTATTTTCCATACGCTGGTACCAGTGTCGCCGTCAAATCAATGAGTTctattattaatgtttttactGGTTTATTcagaaattgtaaataaaaacatattgtttttgttaaccttttaagACGAAGGAGAACCTTGGTCATTAAGGTAAGAACATGTGTGTTTGAAGACTCAATGTAGTATACGGATCgctatgctgtttttaattatgatgctataaaaaaataaaaaattgaaaatggatAAATCTTTAACTTTATTCATTTATCCAATAATTACTGagagtcgagcggttaaggaaacaactaaaaaaatGTCTGAATTAATTCAAATGGTGCAATAAATGATGTTCCTTTACAGATTTATTTCCATCACCTgaaaaatgtcaatattgtttatttatagctTGTTTAACCACGCAAAGTCGCTAGTTCCGTACACACCCGCAAATTACATCCACTATGCTTGTTGTTTATCTGGTGTCAAGATGTCACATCCCAACAGCGAGAGCACTTGATTGCAATAGGCATAAGGCCGACAAAACTTAGAAAATTCCattcaaatttaaattttatagaaactgaattatttatttaactttttttataacttctatttGCAATTTAGTAAGTTTCTGTTTTATCTGTCCATCTTCTTTTTAGCAACATTGAcacaaaaagtgctcaagaattgcaAAAAAACACCAATGTTCTCACTTTgttcaaatacaatttaaattttggtgtatatgttactattaaaagatttgataaaattagcaTCCAATCATGACAGGGTTTACCCAAAGAACATGTATATATTGTCAAGTCAACTATGttcacattatacatgtacagatTTTTCAATGCAACATTTTCTAAGAATCTTGAAAAGGtaaaagaatttctttaaaataaatcaaatacatgaaagtgTTGCGTTCACACTAGTGCATTGATCTGCAATTTATgtacaagtttaatgaagagtacccCAAAAAATGAATGGAATAGGCatacatttggattatttcaattgaagtaagattttaaaaggcaattatactgtttttttccttatttttgcaGTGTCTGTATATATTTTCAAGCATAgtaatgttagtaaaacaaaatactggagcgcatgcgtgtgacgtcatcacgagagccacgttcttaatgtaaacaaagtgatcgaaaTTAGGGTGCTATGCTTGAAATAAGGGAAGCATACGATAAATATGTTAAGCTCACAAAACTAATACAAAATTCTTCATGCAATACCATTCTAAATAATGGCAATTTAGTTTTAGATTGAAATACTTGTTTGTTAGGAATGCAGGATGAGACAGTCCCAAATCGATGTCTGCCAATGACAGTCTAGTCTCTGACAACACAGTATATGAAAGCCATAAAGACCATGTGAATGTTATTGATTATAATCAGTGTTTTCTGGTCATTTAAATGCGCTTGTTACAGGTTGCAAAACATACCTGTAAACATATGCATACACATATGCATTTAGTAATTAAATCCATAAGAAATtctaaaagtaaacattaaaacaactaATTAAATAAGTTAAGATATACTAATTACTATTTAGTACCATTATCAGATGTTAAtaagttaaatgtaattttttatacaaataccaGTTAGTCATTAGCACCAGACTAAAGGTTTCCTCAACATAAATCACAGGCGATTCCTATGTTATAACAAAcgaaacacaatataaataagctatactatttattgaacaatgaattaaacaattcaaatacaaactaatgattcATACTATAAATGTTGAAAATCTGGAGGCTAGAAATGTTGTTGTAGTTATCCATATATACTGGTTGTGCAAGAGTGTCTTATCTGTCATGAACATCCAATATGTAAGGAGTGATTTGGATAAACCATAAAACAAAGCACTATAAAAAGTGcagtaaatgattttatttaaatgtattttaattttgtctTACATTGGAAGACAAAATGAATTCACATGTATTAAACTAATTAATTAATGATACATTTCTATAACTTTATAACATCAAATATTGTCAACTTtcaaaaatgttattataaatcTCCATTGTGTTATTGCTTGTTTAAATGATGTTGTTCTGTATATTGCGTTACATACTATCTTTATACCTTAGAAATGATAGGGTTTTAATTATATCCTCTTAAttcaaaatacataaaatgtTAAACACCACATGTGTACAATATGTAAAATATGCAGTTATAAAAAAACTATGATTTTACTGGCTCAAATTTATGAACAGTTTTTGATAATCTGTTTTGGCAGATTAGTTTAGACAAGACATAGAAGAATCATAAATTTTGATAAATGACCGTTCATTTTTCTGCCACCTGTGGTTTATACACTTGTTATAAAGTGGTAACTGTTTCGAATCATATTTAGGGTGAGGTGACCTATATTCAGCGCCCTGTAAAGAATGAAAAAGCTCTGTAAATTTGAATTATTGAATTTATCCAGATCATAATGGGGTCCCCAAGCAATGGGATCTACATTCTGCAAGGGGAGATCACACTAGTGGTGACGGCGATGAGGCGCTCATCTCGCTGGTCTGCCCATTCTCAGAGAGACGAGGACGGAGACCCACTTCTGAGCAGTTTTGCGCAACTCAAAGATGTGCTCAACAACATCACTGGTAATGTTAACATTCgccaatttcatgtttttttcaccTTTATTGATTATTGGGGCTGgaggtggagggggggggggggaggaagcATATTAGTATTAAAAATTTCATAGAAGtggaataaaaaaatatggtgtaAGAAGAATGTTATGGGAACACTTCattcatttacatttttaaataatattaagtggGGATGACCATGCCTAATGGCCCCTACATAAGAtgaatttaattgatttttaactCAGTATTTCATTGAATAATTCCAGCTGGTTATCAGCATCTGTGTTAGGTAAGGTTATggtaacagagctccagataaggatttgtgaaataagtaacggtactgcaactgacagaaagaaaaggagtaacgctgaaaatcaattagtacctgtactaccatatccaaaaatataGGTAGTACTGttctacccgtgttcttggatattgaagtgtgtataactgactttacagaaacatttgcagcaattatacttaatatatttagcttcttaaaaagttactttattaggttttccattctgaattatgatgcaaatacaactacacattaaaactcatcaCTAAATACTATTtgttcatttttcttgacaataaaacacaagccaactagtaagctaagtaaatgaacactaatgtcactgtctcatctcaAAAGAATCATTGCTTTAGCAGTTAACTGTCAAAGTTGGCAAAAACTATGCCAACTATGACAGTGAAAAGCTTAAGCAAATACTTCAActgggtttacagattgaatATCAGGATGTTTAGGGTCGCCATGGGgtaaaggatatggtgtccgcctagcgatcgggaggtcactggttcgatctccaccgtgggagcgttctttaggtcttccccaaagacaccaagtactggttctaggcccaggaaacggactcgagagcgttgatataagccttaggctttcgatgcaatcaagctaaaataaataggtttaaactaatgtcaggatggttagacaaccgtatgtagccattacatgacaaagtgtttttttttaatcgctTTCGGTTAAGCAGGCCTTCCCTTgtgcgcagacatattgtttttgacgggtaTACGAGTTAccggaaatcacgcgacagaatagacaataatacccGAACCCAGTCtgcaacttttcggtaatttaaatgaACGAAAAGcaccgttaggttagagaccattAAATCACGCATgaacgtatcggtacggccagattttttttcgtaaatgcgtataagggatattaaagtcgtaattgtacgtccagtttataaaaataaatgcgtaaaccttcatgaaaaagccgtatttacggctgtatggcccttatctggagctctgggtaaAGAACATAACAGCTAGTGTTTGCATTTTTGGCAAATAAGTTaagaaatattatattgattttaacaaactgCTGTTCTTTCTATTGCATAAATGTCATGGGATATTTTGTTGTTACTCAGAACTTGTGGAGATTGAACCGAACACATACCTGAGCCCATTTCTGGAAGTGATACGCTCAGAGGACACCACAGGCCCCATCACTGGCCTGGCTCTCACCTCCATCAACAAGTTTCTCTCATACGGTCTTGTGGGTAAGTAGAATGGCCTTGATATACGCGACTTCAATTAAGGGGGCTGTTTGTCTACATAAAATTGAAATTTCcctttataaattgtaattaagAGACAATAGTAATCTTTGAGCAATGAAATAGGGGTAGTggttaataatacaaaaatcttGTCAACTGGTTTTTTACGTAGAAAGTGAAAGTTTGTTCTGAAATCAATGTTTCTTTTAtgtccccgaaggagggcatacagtgctcggaccgtccgtctgtctgcgtcacactttgcgtttaggtttagaaaaatgctcataacttctatgtcgcttcagatagcaacttgatataattatttggcatgcatgtgtatctcatggagctgcacattttgagtggtgcaagatcaaggtcatctttcaatgtcaaaggtcaaaaaacaaatccaagggaagtaataagcttcaaaggtagataattatctgtacttgccaaatgataatttttttttctataactCTAAAAGTGGCACAgaagggggtattgtgtttctgacaaacacatctcttggttactatattgtattaaattttctgacttaaaaataatgaatttgtttagtgtctgaaaattaagataCTTAACAATATTCCAAAattgtgtctgaaaatttagtAACACACTGACAATATACCTAAAGCTTTATTCCGGTGCAACCACCGGGGTATGCAGAAAAGCGAGTCCTTGTATATATCACACCATTTCAGGCCCTAAGTGTGACTGCAATTTTTCAGACCCTAAGTGTGACTGCAATCTTTCAGACCCTTAGTGTGACTGCAATGTATCAGACCCTAAGTGCAACTGCAATGTTTCAGACCCTAAGTGTGACTGCAATGTTTCAGAACCTAAGTTCGACTGCAATGTTTCAGACCCTCGATGTGACTGTAATGTTTCAAACCCTTGGTGTGACTGCAATGTGTCAGACCCTCAGTGTGACTGCAATTTTTCAGACCCTAAATGTGACTGTAACGTTTCAGATCCTAAATATGACCACAATGTTTCAGACCCTTAGTGTGACTGCAATGTTTCAGACCCTAAATATTACTGCAAGTTTGCAGACCCTAAATGTAACTGCAATGCTACAGACCCTTAATATAACTGCAATGTTTCAGACCCTTGGTGTGACTGCAATTTTTCAGACCCTAAATATTACTGCAAGTTTGCAGACCCTAAATGTAACTGCAATGCTACAGACCCTTAATATAACTGCAATGTTTCAGACCCTTGGTTTGACTTCAATATTTCAGATCCTAAATATGACCACAATGTTTCAGACCCTAAATGTAACTGCAATGTTTCAGACCCTAAATATTACTGCAATTTTTCAGACCCTTAATGTGACTTCAATATATCAGATCCTAAATATGACTACAATGTTTCAGACCCTTAGTGTGACTACAATGTTTCAGACCCTAAATATTACTGCAAGTTTGCAGACCCTAAATGTTACTGCAATGCTTCAGACGCTAAATATAACTGCAATGTTTCAGACCCTAAATGTGACTTCAATATTTCAGATCCTAAGTGTAACTTCAATATTTCAGATCCTTAACTTGACTGCAATGTTTCAAACCCTGACCAGAATGTTTAAGACCCTAAACATGACTACAATGTTTCAGACACTAAACTTGACTACAATATTTCAGACACTTAAGGCTACTACAATTTTTCCGATCCTAAACATGACCATTTTGTTTCAGACCCTAAACGTGATGTTGCTGCAGCAGCCATTGAGAACATTGCAGATGCAGTGACTCACGCCCGGTTTGTGGGCACAGATCCTGGCTCTGATGAAGTCGTGCTCATGAAGATCCTACATGTGAGTGGGGCAGGGGTTTCTTTGCTTTCCTAGCTGCTTTTTTTTCGTTTTCGAGGAATAATTTTCTAGTGTTTGAATCTTACTTTTTTTGGTGAATCCAGTGTTTTTTCCAATGATGTGTGAATATGCCCTGAAATGAAGTGTATAGCAAATTACCAAAATCGTGATTAGTATTATTGAAAGGAGACAATAAGCTAGAATCAAATTATAATTGGTGATGTTAATGTATTAAACTACATTTAATATACAAACAGACGCCCTTTAATTATGAAAGGGTAACATTAATATATACACCATTGACAAAGTTGACGaagttttcatttgttttgcCCCCACATTGTGTAAGGCATAAAGCATTGCACTTGTTCATCCGTGAGTTGATACTTTGGTACTTTCGGAAGCTTACGTTTTCAACTTCTCTTAAACTACTTGTTGGATCTGGCTCAATATTTAACagtgaatgaccttaatgtgtacatTATCGTAAAGAAAGGAATTACGATTTGTATAgccaaataaatatgttaattaataaTCAAGTGTTTGCCAAatggaatacatgtatatactccCAAAGTTAAAGTTATtaacttttgttgttttttatgatagaAAATACAGGTCACAAAAATTGTTTGTACTGACTTCCTTTTTAACTGCTTAGTGGATTTCTTTCAAATTTTTAAGCTGAATAACTAAATTTGTGTTGATTGGCAAAGGTTATTTAAGCTTTGATTAATT from Dreissena polymorpha isolate Duluth1 chromosome 10, UMN_Dpol_1.0, whole genome shotgun sequence encodes the following:
- the LOC127847986 gene encoding Golgi-specific brefeldin A-resistance guanine nucleotide exchange factor 1-like, with amino-acid sequence MGSPSNGIYILQGEITLVVTAMRRSSRWSAHSQRDEDGDPLLSSFAQLKDVLNNITELVEIEPNTYLSPFLEVIRSEDTTGPITGLALTSINKFLSYGLVDPKRDVAAAAIENIADAVTHARFVGTDPGSDEVVLMKILHVLRTLLLCPAGVLLTNESVCEIMQSCFRICFEMRLSELLRRSAEHTLMDMVQLLFTRLPQFKEDPKWNANMKKLTQKKCEQGNNVQKRLHILAQTLFCLG